In Mytilus trossulus isolate FHL-02 chromosome 10, PNRI_Mtr1.1.1.hap1, whole genome shotgun sequence, the DNA window CATGTATTCATTTTCTAATCTTGATTCTTTTCTCATTCCATTATACTCTATTGTAACGTCAAAAATTGTCCTCGTTGACTTCAGTCTTTCGTATTGGAAAGATaccaataatttaatttaatttgtccAAAACTAATTCGACCTTGATCTActatttaaatttaacttttattcaagaaattttcaataataaatatataataaatcacAAACTCACATAATGCAAATTATAGAACATGTACAAGCATAGAATAGTGCCATACAACCCTATGTCGTATTTATAGTTGCATTCCTCTTCTGAATCACAACCTATATACATTGACTGGATTGGTATATTACcaattttatttctgattttactTTGAATGTGTACCTTTAATACTTATGACATCGACTTATTTTGATTCCCATCCGTGACATgaaattatggaaattttgacTAGCAGGCATCTGTAAGCATGTGACATAATGATATGAGCCATTTTTAGACAGTGGAATTTGAAAGTCTAATTTAATACAGAATGTTAACACAACAATGAGTACATGGAATGTGTCCAAGGATTTAAATAGACGCCGAAATACCAGCAAGTAGAGAGCTACTGCTTATATATTCGTAATATTTTACTGTCCCGTATATTTACTTACAAGTAGTCAAGTCcggttgtttgtctttttatttatttttcacctTGAAGATATCATATAATTTAGATTAGCTCACGATAATCTCCCTAATTTTGGCTCGACTTAGCCGCCGTCAtgatattctataaaatatacTTCATattttcagggccttttatagttgaatATGCTTTTTCTTTAAAGACGTACgatgacctgtagttgttaatgtctgtatcTGTTAAAGATctaaagttgtctcattgataatctcctcttttttataatttatatccGAATTTCATTACAGACTTTTGATAATATCGAATTCCGTGTGAAGGTGTTACAACATATGATATTTGATTATATCTGAgcgttttgtaaattttttccAATGATACAAATGAATAAATGGACAAGTTGGGTGTGTGTTCATTTacataaatcaataaataatgGTGTATAAGTGTGCGCGTGCACacatttaaagataaaacaaaaaaacaagtatGTCAAAAAGAAACTCACCTGTAAGTTTATCTATTAAATTCGTCTTTCTGTAAATAACACCTTATGCTAGAATATGTGAAGGCTAATCTATTAATTCACCTTATGTACCTACAAGTGTTTTGAAATAGATACGATTGTGTCCCTAGCAATATcagttcaaaattttcatttataaataaggTATTGCAAAATGCATCTGTCTTATTATAAAGTCTTGTAATATAAATTCTTCGAGACatatttagaataattataAATGGCATCCAAAGTATGTGTAAACTTGAATGAGCGGAAATACCCAGAATAATTCGAATACTCTAATGTACATACTTATCTCGCCAAAGTTTCAGatatgatagtttttgttatttatataatttatgtacCTTTCAatgatctgttatttttatACCCTTAAACccaaaagttatatttaaatattgcgTACTATTAATATCACTCGAAATGAAAAGTAATGGAGTATAAACATAAATGGGAAGGCGATTCAGGTAAGAATCTAATggataataataagaaaattcatatttaatgtCTTGTGCATTAGTACTGATTTATAAGTGGGTCGTATTTAGATAAGTATGATCACCCGGACGCTCATTCCTGTCCACCATTAAAATTAATCTGGAAGAGGTGTCTGGCGTCAAAGTACACAGCCACGATGAGTCACAATGTGATGTCTCGTagagggaaagtcaaactcGCTACTCAAATTTTAAGAAACCATCCATACTTCTTTTGTGTTGTCGTTGCAATGCAAAATCTCTTATCCTTTCAAGAGTAtcctctttttctatttcaaTCCAAATTCCTCATCATGCAGTTGACATTTTGTTAATATAGTTCTTATCCCGAAagtgcatgaaatatttttcgTGTATACTTTCACATGTTGCATGACGTACTTTTCAATATAACAATTTCATTTGTTACACTCGACAATTTATTTAATATCATACAGCTACTGATACATGTGTTAAAAAGATTTGTAATATGTTAAAAAGTGAGACAAAATATGCAAAACGgatattcaatataaatatattcttgTTTTGCTCGCTAGCGCTCGGTTTACATTGACAAATACAATGCCTACCTTCTTGAAATgagccgtatggtgacctatagtagataatttctgtatcatttgatctcttgtgaaaagttgtctcgtggttaatcataccacatcttttttttttatatagagcATAGcatgaaagtattttttttcttacttaatAGAAGAATAAACACCTTCAATACACTGTCTGCTTAGTTTTACAAGTTGAGCTTGAACCTGAGTATATTACAATAACAATGACGCATCATGAATTCTTGCTTATAAGGTTTCATATCAAATAGCATTTTCCTTGGCCTTATGttacaaatatacaatattccACAGTTCACTTGATATCTTAGCTGTACAAGGTGAAAAGAAATAATACAGCAAATAAACATTACGTAGAAACATAAAACGTCTGTGCTTATAGCACGTCGTAGTGCACATATAAAACTGAcaataagtaacgaataaggaataagttgACGACTCTAAGAAACATAGGACACATAGTTTTTAAGCTTTAGAAATAACTTAGATTTTCATGGCCACCATCGAAAGTAATTCAAAGGATAATGACAAAACTTTACTTTCCGAAGatttaatattgtaatttagaaagaataaaatgattttatagtgatagtttgatttatattgttatgtgtgaaaaattattttttaggtAAATCACAAGAACATATCAGAAATCTGTTTTCTCAAGATTTATGTCATACTACGGCTGTAGCAACGTTGCAGACTTTTAACTATCCCTTACAAGAAATAATGGATGCTGTGAAATTATATGTCACACGAGAAGGTATATATACAGATCagatcatattttatatatttccggattaaacataaacaactttGACTGCACATAATCTCTGTGACATTGTTGAAATAAGcattaaaaaacaaagaaaaggtTAATATTCCTCTTAAATTTAATAGTTGTTACGTAgcataaaaaagtatatttggTAATTGTACAtgccatagaaaaaaaacatcggcaagttaaaaaaaaaatgaaattcttcAAACACCAAATAGTTCTATATAAGAATGGAATGACGAAAAAGTtcgatttttcaaaaaaaaaagaaagcctGCGCACGGTTATTTTGATGACGCTTTCGTGATCCATTTATGCGCACTTCGAAAGCTTTATTTTGTAACCAGTAGTGctcaaatcaataaaataaaaacctgAAAACCTGTAGGATAAAATGTATcggaaataaaatgaaaagaaaagaaaacataacataacataacactACCACGCCTATTTGATAAGACAAATTTGCATCGGCAGGAAAATGTTTGAAACACCAAAAAAAGACTTATGTGGCAATTAAAAATTCTTATGTAAAACTTCCAAaagaaaacacgaattttaaatttcatgattGATCATTAGAAGCCTTTTGTTGTTACAATAAATTAGGAAACAGGAATTTTACCGCAGAAGACTTGTTGATCATAATAAGACGAAGTAATTCTGCATCATATATTCACGTAGAAACTGATGGTCCAGATGCACACCAGTCATCAGTACCAGACAGAGGTTCGTaacagaacattttttttcagcgCTCTTCAATCctgtactttatttgaccttacAAATGTTTTTGGGTCAgccgtcactgatgagactttttttataaacgatACGACAGTTTTGGAGTACCACATATTTACCCTGgtgtatataattaaaaaaatataacgatGTGGTACAATTGCAAATGAGACCACCCTAATACCAATAGGTCACTATAAACAATGAGTAAAATCCATACCGCATATAAAgtcatttacatataaaatgtCCGAaatgatgtaaaacaattcaaactaaaaaTTGACGACtaaatttttgtacaaataaaacacaatgaaaaataaaatatatgtaccacaacaaacgacaaccactgaatatcaGGCTGCTGACATACAACAAATGGCgacatttaacatgtttgagGCGCCAACCCTCCCCTCATGGTAAAATACCGGACTTTATTACAATACCTtgcctttgttttaatttttcttcaaatgcgTCGAAATTATAACAACTAATACACCAATGCtgtgaaaatatcaaaatataccATCTTGTtaagaatttgattttgaaatagcAAGTGTGGTATAAGAAAATTACCGAACTCTAAGGAAAATTCAAGACCTTATTAATtggcaaaataaataaaaaacacactaAAACGAATCATACATTCCGGTATCACTTCTTTATTTTACCACTCCTACGCATTCCTTTAAACCTGTTTTAATGATCTATAAGAAGTCgaattaatgttttatatattcttcCAGATACCGATATTATCATTGAAGAAAATAGACAGATTGAGGAAAGTAAACTATGCAAAATATGTCTGGAAAATAAGGTGAACGTTGTGTTTTTGCCGTGTGGCCATATTTGTGCATGTTCAGACTGTTCACCAGCCATTCGGAAGTGCGCTATCTGTCGAGAATTTATTAAAAACGTCATGAAAGTAGATGTAATATAAGCATGTTAAGTGTGTTTTGCGGATTTTTCATGAAAGTATGGATTTCTTCTTCGGgttgtatttgtgtttttgttcttAGTCGATTCGACTTCAAAACAAGTGTATATTCACATGAGTTTACCAACACTCTTGTGTACATGGTCCGCAGGTGGCAGTTAGGTCCGCTGCTGTatgccctgaggtaatcggtgccctgaggtaatcggtGCCCTGAGGTAATCGTGGTAATGCGTCATTGATTAAATACGCACGAAAATATAGTTCTTATTTTGATAGATcttaataccaaattttaatgTGACCAAATACCAAAGATGTCAACAAACTTcccaaatgattttattatttgtattcacCGATCATTCATTTCGTATGTACGTGTAGGTTGGGGATGGTtggtaaaattataaacttttttttcttataaaagttCAATTAATGGTCTGAAGTATTcattcatgacagggttacctgaggtaaccccaataataacaacaaatacaacaattCATAAACACAAGTCAACTGAggtaactttatatatacatcgcataaacaatacaaatctttgcaatcctacattttaaattaagaaattgtgtaattaaaatataaatgtatccACTAGCAAAGAACTAAGAATTCTTTCATAACAGGGTAACCGAAACCATAACAGCAAATACAACCTATTTACCTCAAGTTTAATCAGATCatctttacatatacatcacataaacaatataacttcaatgaattcctacataacaaaagaagaaagtgtttttttacagcacaaatgcatatactagcaaagtatctactaagtattttgttatgacagggttacctcaagtaacccataaaatagcaacaagtattatccattcatatcaagttaacttaagtAGCTTTTCCgatatatcacataaacaatacacatctatgaagtcctacatgtaaaataaataaattgtttgataacaacataaatgttttcACTAGCAAACCATATAAAAAGCATTCTTTATaacatgggtacctgaggtaaccccagacataattacaaatataacccacttaaCTTAACTGAAGTAAACTGAGATCACCTTTACAtgtacatcacataaacaataaaactttcatgaagtcctacatttaaaataaagaagtttgtttataacaataaatgtaaacactaccaaagtatctacgaagtattcatgcatgacagggttacctgaggtaaccccaataattacaataaatacaacccatttaactcaagttaactCAGGTAACGTTTATATATACCTGGCATACACATGACAAATCTATGAAGACCTACATTTTAGATTAAGAAATTGTGTCATTACAGCATAAATGCATATACCAGCAAATTATCTACGGAGTATTCTTTCATAACAGAGATACCTCATGTTATtccaaaaataacaacaaatataatctATTCAAATTAAGTTAAATAAAGTCTTCTTTCCTGAATATCatgtctggcgtataaaattataatcctggtacttttgataactatataaacAATACGCATCTATGAAgaccaaaattaaaaagtaGATGGTTTATTACAACTTAAATGTAAATGGAAAACTATCAACGACGTATTCTTACATGACAGGATTACCTCAGATAAccataacaataacaacaaagatAACCCATCTAACTCAAATTCACTCAGGttacctttaaatatatatacatcacataaacaatacaaatcaatgaagtcctacatttcaaattaaaaaaatgttgaattccaatatgaatgtatacactagcaaagtatctacaaagaattctttcatagcagtgttacctgaggtaaccaaaacaataacagcaaatacaatataaaattgagaatggaaatggggaatgtgtcaaagagacaacaacccgaccaaaataaaaaacacaacagcagacaacctatttaactcaagttaattcagatcaccttttaatatacatcacataaacaatataactacaatgaattcctacatttaaaataaagaagttggtttattacaccataaatgcatatactagcaaagtatctactaagtatTCTGTaatgacagggttacctcaggtaacccataaaatagcaacaagtattatccattcatatcaagttaacttaagtcgcctttccgatatatcacataaacaatgcACATCTATGAAgttctacatttgaaataaagatattgtttgattacaacataaatgtttacactagAAAACTATCTAAAAAGCATTCTTCATAACATTGGTACCTGAGGTAAGCCCAGACatttataatactaaaattacgaggtccaatttgtcagccgtccacacgtaaaaacgacaaatcacagaattcaactttatatataaataatatagtataaaggtgtagattaaaaattacaccactccaggcccttttgttttccacgtaattaatattgccaataattaagaagttccgggtcgagtccgataccgataccaatagtatattcacctgttatctattaccttatctgtacgttccgcatctgacgggcgcaccaccaaacggtgtattcaggattaatatgctatatacacgggtcacaATCACAGGGTtaacactactaaattgtcaaattgttacctattgtagtattttaatctcTTCAATGCTCTTCTTTAAtctcttcaatgctcttcaacttttacctgtttggctttataaatattttgatatgagcgtcactgatgagccttaaatagacgaaacgcgcgtctggcgtactaaaatttataatcctggtacctttgataactatttaatcagtaagactttctaagataacaatacgaatactaaaaatctggactaaaaataaggcgtatgtGTACAGTTTTCAGTTTGTTagtgggcatgacgtaaaacagcgaatcaaagaattcaactttattcataactaatataggacaatgctgtttattaaaaaatacttcattccaggaccttttgttttccaaataagtaatattaccaa includes these proteins:
- the LOC134686641 gene encoding E3 ubiquitin-protein ligase XIAP-like; the encoded protein is MEYKHKWEGDSGKSQEHIRNLFSQDLCHTTAVATLQTFNYPLQEIMDAVKLYVTREGNRNFTAEDLLIIIRRSNSASYIHVETDGPDAHQSSVPDRDTDIIIEENRQIEESKLCKICLENKVNVVFLPCGHICACSDCSPAIRKCAICREFIKNVMKVDVI